Proteins encoded in a region of the Suncus etruscus isolate mSunEtr1 chromosome 1, mSunEtr1.pri.cur, whole genome shotgun sequence genome:
- the TTYH2 gene encoding protein tweety homolog 2 isoform X1 — MPAAHAEYVAPWWVLWLHRVPRLDLRLQPVDGAFRPRDESYQESLLFLALVVAVGLGLNLIFLATYLICQSCRRPGRTLTTKRHESCSVTWTAVVAGLGCCAAVGVGFYGNSETNDGVSQMTHSLESANHTFSGIDDLVFGTTRKLQVDLEQHLARLSELLASRRDYVQTLQYLQQMAGGIEDQLSALPVWREVTDVLTEVTNQTDYVEYYRWLSYLLLFMLDLSICLLACLGLAKRSRCLLVLMLGSGVLALILCWTSLAADTAAAVATSDLCAAPDTFILNITEGHLSTEVTRYYLYCQPSSISPFQQTLTVFQRSLSTMELQVSGLLKFAVPFFPTAKDDLLDIQLLLNSTESSLHQLTALLDCRGLHKDYEDALVGLCYDGIEGLLFLGLFSILAMLAFSTMICTGPRAWAIFSSKWPSSRWASFSSRDRDYDDIDEDDPFNPQARRVAAHHAPRGPLHSFCSYSSGLGSQTSLHPPTQTISNAPVSEYMNQAALFGGTPRYENVPLIGRGSPPPTYSPSMRATYLSVADEQQLRHYGRDFPA; from the exons TCGCTGCTGTTCCTCGCCCTGGTGGTCGCAGTGGGTCTGGGCTTGAACCTCATCTTCCTGGCTACCTACCTCATCTGCCAGAGTTGCCGCCGGCCCGGCCGGACGCTGACGACCAAACGACATGAGTCCTGCAGTGTCACCTGGACGGCCGTGGTGGCCGGGTTGGGGTGCTG CGCTGCGGTGGGCGTCGGTTTCTATGGCAACAGCGAGACCAATGATGGGGTGTCCCAGATGACCCACTCCCTGGAGAGCGCGAACCACACCTTTTCCGGCATCGATGATCTG GTGTTTGGCACCACCCGGAAGCTGCAGGTGGATCTGGAGCAGCACCTGGCACGGCTCAGTGAGCTGTTGGCATCGCGGCGAGACTATGTGCAGACACTGCAGTACCTGCAGCAGATGGCTGGTGGCATCGAGGACCAGCTGTCGGCCCTCCCCGTGTGGAGGGAGGTCACTGATGTGCTCACCGAGGTCACCAACCAGACTGACTACGTCGAGTATTACAG gTGGCTCTCCTACCTGCTGCTCTTCATGCTGGACCTCTCCATTTGCCTCCTGGCCTGCCTGGGCCTAGCCAAGCGCTCCCGGTGTCTCCTGGTCTT GATGCTGGGTTCCGGGGTGCTGGCCTTGATTCTCTGCTGGACCTCACTGGCTGCGGACACAGCTGCGGCAGTG GCCACCAGTGACTTATGCGCTGCTCCTGACACCTTCATCCTGAACATCACCGAAGGCCACCTCAGTACAG AGGTGACCCGCTATTACCTGTACTGCCAGCCAAGCTCCATCAGCCCCTTCCAGCAG ACTCTGACCGTCTTCCAGcgctccctgagcaccatggaacTCCAAGTGTCTGGCTTGCTCAAATTTGCTGTCCCCTTCTTTCCTACAGCCAAG GATGACCTGCTGGACATCCAGCTCCTGTTGAACTCCACTGAGTCCAGCCTCCACCAGCTGACAGCCTTGCTGGATTGCCGAGGATTGCACAAG GACTACGAGGATGCGTTGGTGGGCTTGTGCTATGATGGCATCGAAGGGCTGCTCTTCCTTGGCCTCTTCTCCATCCTGGCCATGCTGGCTTTCTCTACCATGATCTGCACCGGACCGAGAGCCTGGGCCATCTTCTCCTCTAAGTGGCCTTCCTCCAGGTGGGCCAGCTTCTCCTCCAG ggACCGAGACTATGACGACATCGATGAAGACGACCCCTTCAACCCACAGGCCCGGCGTGTGGCTGCCCACCACGCCCCTCGGGGACCCCTGCACAGTTTCTGCAGCTACAGCAGCGGCCTGGGGAGCCAGACCAGCCTGCATCCCCCCACCCAGACCATATCCAATGCACCCGTGTCTGAATACAT GAACCAGGCGGCGCTGTTTGGAGGGACCCCACGCTACGAGAACGTTCCACTCATCGGCCGGGGCTCGCCCCCTCCCACG TACTCCCCGAGCATGCGTGCCACATACCTTTCCGTGGCTGACGAGCAGCAGCTGAGACACTACGGGAGGGACTTTCCAGCCTAG
- the TTYH2 gene encoding protein tweety homolog 2 isoform X2, protein MPAAHAEYVAPWWVLWLHRVPRLDLRLQPVDGAFRPRDESYQESLLFLALVVAVGLGLNLIFLATYLICQSCRRPGRTLTTKRHESCSVTWTAVVAGLGCCAAVGVGFYGNSETNDGVSQMTHSLESANHTFSGIDDLVFGTTRKLQVDLEQHLARLSELLASRRDYVQTLQYLQQMAGGIEDQLSALPVWREVTDVLTEVTNQTDYVEYYRWLSYLLLFMLDLSICLLACLGLAKRSRCLLVLMLGSGVLALILCWTSLAADTAAAVATSDLCAAPDTFILNITEGHLSTEVTRYYLYCQPSSISPFQQTLTVFQRSLSTMELQVSGLLKFAVPFFPTAKDDLLDIQLLLNSTESSLHQLTALLDCRGLHKDYEDALVGLCYDGIEGLLFLGLFSILAMLAFSTMICTGPRAWAIFSSKWPSSRDRDYDDIDEDDPFNPQARRVAAHHAPRGPLHSFCSYSSGLGSQTSLHPPTQTISNAPVSEYMNQAALFGGTPRYENVPLIGRGSPPPTYSPSMRATYLSVADEQQLRHYGRDFPA, encoded by the exons TCGCTGCTGTTCCTCGCCCTGGTGGTCGCAGTGGGTCTGGGCTTGAACCTCATCTTCCTGGCTACCTACCTCATCTGCCAGAGTTGCCGCCGGCCCGGCCGGACGCTGACGACCAAACGACATGAGTCCTGCAGTGTCACCTGGACGGCCGTGGTGGCCGGGTTGGGGTGCTG CGCTGCGGTGGGCGTCGGTTTCTATGGCAACAGCGAGACCAATGATGGGGTGTCCCAGATGACCCACTCCCTGGAGAGCGCGAACCACACCTTTTCCGGCATCGATGATCTG GTGTTTGGCACCACCCGGAAGCTGCAGGTGGATCTGGAGCAGCACCTGGCACGGCTCAGTGAGCTGTTGGCATCGCGGCGAGACTATGTGCAGACACTGCAGTACCTGCAGCAGATGGCTGGTGGCATCGAGGACCAGCTGTCGGCCCTCCCCGTGTGGAGGGAGGTCACTGATGTGCTCACCGAGGTCACCAACCAGACTGACTACGTCGAGTATTACAG gTGGCTCTCCTACCTGCTGCTCTTCATGCTGGACCTCTCCATTTGCCTCCTGGCCTGCCTGGGCCTAGCCAAGCGCTCCCGGTGTCTCCTGGTCTT GATGCTGGGTTCCGGGGTGCTGGCCTTGATTCTCTGCTGGACCTCACTGGCTGCGGACACAGCTGCGGCAGTG GCCACCAGTGACTTATGCGCTGCTCCTGACACCTTCATCCTGAACATCACCGAAGGCCACCTCAGTACAG AGGTGACCCGCTATTACCTGTACTGCCAGCCAAGCTCCATCAGCCCCTTCCAGCAG ACTCTGACCGTCTTCCAGcgctccctgagcaccatggaacTCCAAGTGTCTGGCTTGCTCAAATTTGCTGTCCCCTTCTTTCCTACAGCCAAG GATGACCTGCTGGACATCCAGCTCCTGTTGAACTCCACTGAGTCCAGCCTCCACCAGCTGACAGCCTTGCTGGATTGCCGAGGATTGCACAAG GACTACGAGGATGCGTTGGTGGGCTTGTGCTATGATGGCATCGAAGGGCTGCTCTTCCTTGGCCTCTTCTCCATCCTGGCCATGCTGGCTTTCTCTACCATGATCTGCACCGGACCGAGAGCCTGGGCCATCTTCTCCTCTAAGTGGCCTTCCTCCAG ggACCGAGACTATGACGACATCGATGAAGACGACCCCTTCAACCCACAGGCCCGGCGTGTGGCTGCCCACCACGCCCCTCGGGGACCCCTGCACAGTTTCTGCAGCTACAGCAGCGGCCTGGGGAGCCAGACCAGCCTGCATCCCCCCACCCAGACCATATCCAATGCACCCGTGTCTGAATACAT GAACCAGGCGGCGCTGTTTGGAGGGACCCCACGCTACGAGAACGTTCCACTCATCGGCCGGGGCTCGCCCCCTCCCACG TACTCCCCGAGCATGCGTGCCACATACCTTTCCGTGGCTGACGAGCAGCAGCTGAGACACTACGGGAGGGACTTTCCAGCCTAG